One genomic segment of Impatiens glandulifera chromosome 6, dImpGla2.1, whole genome shotgun sequence includes these proteins:
- the LOC124942588 gene encoding cytochrome P450 93A3-like, whose translation MINDFQGFIFILVIFLISLISLWTFFRPRATGVLPGPLALPIIGHLHLLAPLPHQALHKLSTKYGPIMQLFLGSVPCIVASSSEAAKDFLKTYESSFSNRPESFAVDYLTYGSQDFSFAPYGPYWKFIKKLCMSELLGGRTLDLLAPVRREELRTFLDRVTKNARSGKAIDLGGELVRLTNNVISRMVMSERCSEKEDEAGEVRKLVQEMAELTGKFNLSDFIWFLKKVDLQGFGKRLKDVRHRFDGMMERIIREHEEARGLRKNDHDQAKDLLDIMLDISEDEKSEMKLSRENIKAFVLDIFAAGTETSAITTEWAMAELINHPDIMKRAQEEIDLVVGKDRLVEESDIHSLHYLRAIVKETLRLHPTGPLIVRESNESCQVHDYHIPTKTRLFVNVWAIGRDPRHWVNPLEFKPERFLGEEGKKQIDVRGQHFELLPFGSGRRGCPGTSLALQVVQTSLAAMIQCFEWEVDGGKGSVNMEEGVGLTLPMAHPLVCVPIQRLLL comes from the exons ATGATAAATGATTTTCAAGGCTTCATCTTTATCCTCGTTATCTTCCTCATCTCCTTAATCTCTCTTTGGACCTTCTTCAGACCAAGAGCCACCGGAGTTCTACCCGGACCACTTGCCCTACCGATCATCGGTCACCTCCACCTCCTTGCGCCGCTACCTCACCAAGCCCTACACAAGCTCTCCACCAAATATGGTCCCATAATGCAACTCTTCCTTGGCTCTGTCCCATGTATTGTTGCTTCTTCATCAGAAGCAGCTAAAGACTTCCTTAAAACATACGAATCCTCGTTTTCCAACCGCCCCGAAAGCTTCGCGGTCGATTACTTAACTTACGGTTCTCAAGATTTCTCTTTTGCACCTTACGGTCCCTATTGGAAGTTCATAAAGAAGCTCTGCATGTCAGAGCTTCTCGGAGGTAGGACTCTTGACCTACTCGCACCTGTAAGGCGCGAGGAGCTAAGGACTTTTTTAGACCGCGTTACGAAGAACGCGAGGTCTGGAAAGGCGATTGATTTGGGTGGGGAGCTAGTAAGATTGACTAATAATGTGATATCGAGAATGGTGATGAGCGAAAGATGCTcggagaaagaagatgaagcgGGGGAAGTGAGGAAACTTGTTCAGGAGATGGCTGAACTTACGGGGAAGTTTAACTTGTCGGATTTTATATGGTTCTTGAAGAAGGTGGATTTGCAGGGTTTTGGGAAGAGATTGAAGGATGTTAGACATAGATTTGATGGGATGATGGAGAGGATTATAAGGGAACATGAAGAAGCAAGAGGATTAAGGAAGAATGATCATGATCAGGCAAAGGATTTGCTTGACATTATGTTGGATATTTCTGAAGATGAGAAATCGGAGATGAAGTTATCTAGGGAAAATATTAAAGCTTTTGTCCTC gACATTTTTGCGGCGGGCACAGAAACTTCGGCGATCACAACTGAATGGGCGATGGCCGAATTAATCAATCATCCCGATATCATGAAAAGGGCTCAAGAAGAAATAGATTTGGTAGTAGGTAAAGATAGGCTAGTGGAAGAATCAGATATCCATAGCCTACACTATCTCCGAGCCATTGTCAAGGAAACCCTAAGGCTCCACCCCACAGGACCACTTATTGTTCGTGAGTCCAATGAGAGTTGTCAGGTCCACGATTATCACATCCCCACAAAGACGAGACTCTTTGTCAATGTTTGGGCCATTGGGAGGGACCCCCGACATTGGGTCAACCCGCTTGAGTTCAAGCCGGAGAGGTTCTTGGGTGAGGAGGGAAAGAAACAAATAGACGTGAGAGGGCAACATTTTGAGTTGCTCCCGTTTGGAAGCGGTCGGAGAGGGTGCCCCGGAACATCGTTGGCTCTTCAAGTTGTCCAAACGAGCCTTGCCGCGATGATTCAATGCTTTGAATGGGAGGTTGATGGAGGAAAAGGGAGTGTCAATATGGAAGAGGGTGTAGGCTTGACTCTTCCCATGGCTCATCCTTTGGTTTGTGTTCCAATACAAAGGCTTCTTCTTTAG